Below is a genomic region from Taeniopygia guttata chromosome 7, bTaeGut7.mat, whole genome shotgun sequence.
AGCCAGACATGGGTGACCAACCGACCAACTCCTTTATTGCTCAATGGTCATTGGGTAAATACACCATCTTCACAGCAGGCTCACAGAATCCACAGGGTCACAGGCTTTGTCCCAAAGAGGGGGGAGGGTGGACACTTGACATCACTCCCCTGGCAATGAGGTCCTACCACCATGCTACCCAAGCCCCCTTCCAGTTGGGGTCCAGCATCCAGTGGTGGCCCTGTCCATCCCTATGGCATCACCACCCACATGCCAGGGGACTGGATGATGATGCTGAGGTGTGTGGGGTGCTGGGACCTGCTGGTACCCACAAAGGCTGGGTCCCAGAAGGGCTCAGAGGGTGGTGGATGTATTGCCAGAGGTGGAGGCATAGGAGGCGCGGCCATAGCGGGCAACAGCATCCTTGCTGATCAGCCCACGCTGCGCCAGGATCTTGAGGAAGCTGTTGCGAAACTTTTGACCAATGAAGGCGTAGATGATAGGGTTGATGCAGCTGTGGGCAAAGCCCAGGACCTGCGTGACAGAGAGGGTTGTGTCGATGCGGTTCCTCCTCTCACAGGTCTCGGCAATGGCCCGCGTCCTCATGAGGGTGTCGCTCACCAGGGTGATGTTGTAGGGCAGCCAGCAGATGAGGAAGACCAGCACCACAGCAAAGATGACCTTCATGGCCCGCTGCTTCTGAGCATTTTTGGTCTGCAGGAGGGTATGGATGGTGACACCATAGCAGAAGAGCATCACCAGGAGGGGCAAGACAAAGCCGAATGTCTGCGGCAGGATCCGCAGCACTACCCGCCACTTGGCCGTGTCCTCGCCGCTGATGCGCTCATAGCACACGGTGCCATTGTTGGGAGAGCGGAAAGCCTCACGGAAGAGCAGCACGGGCAGGGAGAGCAGTATGGAGAAGACCCATATGCCCAAGCAGACAAACTTCACCCAGTGCCTCTTCTCAGTGGCAGCCCGTGTGGCATAGACAATGGCCAGGTAGCGGTCCACACTAATGCAGGCCAGCAGAAGGATGCCGCTGTAGAAGTTGGCTTCCTGCAGCACGGAGATGGCTTTGCACATCACAGTGCCAAAGACCCACTCGTGGGCTCGGTAGGCTGCCCAAAGCGGCAGGGTCAAAGCGAAGAGCAGGTCTGCCACGGCCAGGTTGAGCAGGTAGACGTCGGTGACGGAGCGGCTGGTGTGGCTGGAGGtcaccaccagcaccaccagcccATTCCCCACCACACTGAGGATGAAGACGAGGCAGTAGATCACCACCACCAGGTACTTGTTGAGGGCAGAGTTTTCAGGCCGGCACGGAGAGGATGAGATAGCAGTGTCAGGCATGGCTGTGCTGTAGTCATAGGTGTAGTTGTAAAAGGAGAAGAGGTTGGAGAAATCTCCACTGTAGGACAAGGGCTCCATTTTGCCTGTGGAGCACAAAATGGCATGAGCGTGGGGTGGCAGTATTGTGGACCAGGAGTGACAGCATCTCTGGATCTTCTGGCATTTCTGTTGGCCCCCAGGTCCTCTCCCAGCCAGTGGGCAGCTGTCCTTCATCACTCCACTGTGATGGAGGACACAGCATTCCACACAGTGCCAGGTAATGGTCAGTACTGCAGGTAGACACTGTTCCTCATATACCCCCTTGTAAAACACCCCCTGCATGCCTCATTCTCCTGCATTTCACCCCAGTCCTGTCCATTTCCTGTCTCTTGTGGAAGAAAAGGTTCCCCCATAGACTGATCACCTCTTCAGAGTTTGGGGGCTTCCCCATCAATGTAGCATCACATCCGTCCAGGAGACATCTGGCTCCTCCAGAAACCCTGGGCTACCCTGCTTCCTTTAAAAGCCTCTAAGCTCTTTGGGCATGTCAGAGCCCCTCAGGCACCTCCAAAGTTCTTCAAGTACCCCTGTATCCCCCCAGCCTCTCCACTCCCTcaagcactgctgctgtgaTGCCTGGAACTGAGCTGCCCCTCCTGCCACATCAGCCAGCAGCAAGGCTGTGGTCATGATGCCTCGGGCAGGCAGCACTTAAGAAGGTCTGAAGGTGTTTTTGTGCCCTTTCACCTCCTGGCCTTGCTCCTGCGGGAGTGGTTTCATGCCCCGGGCGGAAAGACATTTCACACTTTGCAGACAGCTTTGGAAATGTTACATCTCTGGTTTTCCTGTTGCTTGGCCAAAATGGGGAAATCACAGGTGGCAGTCGCTTTTCCTGTCTCCTCACACATAGGAGATGGTGAACTTGCTCTGGTCCTGCCTCCCCAAAGACCACTGGCTTTCAGTCTTCTCCCAGAATGGATCTGGACTCTAGTTCCACTCCAGTTTCACCCCTTGATCCCATTTCTGAGCCCCCAACCCCTCCAGGACTTGGAAATGCCAGGACTGCTTGGGGTGCTTCTACCCACCTCCAAACTGGCCCTGTTtgaacccaaaccattcctgAAACCAACTTTTCCCTTTTGCCTGATTTGaattccctgctgcagctgggctggtgcCGCTGCCCAGAAGAAtctctgcctggctctgctgtaTCCTCTCTTGCAGTGATCCAGGGATGGAAATCCTGGGATGGTGACCCAGGGTGGTGATGCTGGGATATGGAGACATCAGCATCCCAGAGCAATGCAACCAGGCATGCTGCCAGTGCTGATGGGGGAATATCCTCCCAAGTGGGGCTCCCCAGGCATGGGGCAGAGCCTGATGCCAGTGCTTCCCCTCCATCTATTTCTGGCTGCTGCCTTCTGCCTCCCCGCTCCAAAATTCTGGTGGTTCCTCTGGAAATGGGTATTCCCCGGGTATAACACAGACAGATCCCCACAGCTGGCCCAGATGAGGGGAACAAGCAATACTCCATTTCCCCTCCtgaccctggcagggctggggcataATGGGGGTGGCCTGGGGCTCCCAGTGGGGACATGCCATGGGGAAGGAGCCTCCTAGCTCATTGCTGTGCAAGGAAATGGGAGCAGGTATTTTTCCCCACGGCATCCAAGGCTGATGTCCCTGGGGACTATGGAGGGATTGAACCTCAGATGAGCCCTCAGCACAGCCTTGGTTGCTCTCACCCACCATCTCCCTCTACCAAACAGCCTCTTGGGCAGCTGGACCAACCCACCccagctcccaggctgctccacaTGTGAAGGGGCTCAGATGAGTGATGTGGGGCTGTCAAAGCCCAAGGAAAGCCACAATCTCCAGTGGTGCACCCCATGGACTCACTGCTTGCTGCTGTCGCCGTCCCCTCAAATGTGGAGTCTTCTCTCGATCCCAGGCTGTTTCTCACTGGGAAGCACACAGGTATGGGTTTAAATCCAGATGTCACCCCCAAAGGGCTCAAAGTGTGGTGGGATGCAGGGCAGCACCAGACCCAGGGGTCTCACCAGCCAGAGGATCCTcacctgtgcctgctgctgtgccGCCTCCCAGTACCCCTTTCCTCCGCCGCTCACTTTATACTGCCCGGGGAGGAAATGTTGCAAAATCTTCTCCCAGAATGAAGAGGAAGTGGCAGCCAAAGGGACCCTTCCGTGGTCCCCCCAGATGCCTTTCCCCGTCCGAGGGAAGCCCACAGACACCTGTCACCCTCCTGTCCCAGGATGTCCCAGGCCACGCTGCACTGGGGGTGCACCCAGGGGTTCATTGTCATCCCTGCAATGATGCACCCCGGGGATCAGCAGCTGGGAGTCTCCAATCTGTCCCCAGGCCCCCAGTGGATGAGGGGATGCCCTTCAAGGCACCCCTGTGTGCTGTGGTCccaccaggagagcagagctctctgaGGCAATGGTCAATGGGTGATGGCAatgcagggctctgtgcctcagtttccccattgATAGAGCAGTGGGTGGTGTCAGCATTTAGGGGATGCACAGGGGGACTGCAAGACTGGCTTGCCCTCCATTGGGGGTTGCTGTGGGGGACCCCCCCAGAGTAGAGTCTTatgtccctcctgccctggctgtgccttgCCAAGCTAAGCCAAGTCAAGCCATGCCATCAATGCCATCAGACAGAGCCGTGCCCCTGTGCCAGTCCCACAGACTTAGTGAATGCTGTGGCTCCGAGTATTCCTTTTGCTTTTAGGGGAGAACTGCACACAAGGGCATTCCCCATGCACCCCCATTACTCTGGGGCACTCACAAACCCTTTGAGCACCGCCATCCTCACAGCTTTCCATGCTTGTCAGCCATAGGGGTACCTCACGTTTTTGGGGCACCTGGTAAGTGCCACCGTCATATCCCTTGGGCATCACCACAGACTGAAGGACACTCCTATTCTCTGTGGGAACACCTACCCAGTTTTGGGCAACCCCCAGCTCCAGGGCACCATTACAGCCCCCCTA
It encodes:
- the LOC101233427 gene encoding C-X-C chemokine receptor type 2, yielding MEPLSYSGDFSNLFSFYNYTYDYSTAMPDTAISSSPCRPENSALNKYLVVVIYCLVFILSVVGNGLVVLVVTSSHTSRSVTDVYLLNLAVADLLFALTLPLWAAYRAHEWVFGTVMCKAISVLQEANFYSGILLLACISVDRYLAIVYATRAATEKRHWVKFVCLGIWVFSILLSLPVLLFREAFRSPNNGTVCYERISGEDTAKWRVVLRILPQTFGFVLPLLVMLFCYGVTIHTLLQTKNAQKQRAMKVIFAVVLVFLICWLPYNITLVSDTLMRTRAIAETCERRNRIDTTLSVTQVLGFAHSCINPIIYAFIGQKFRNSFLKILAQRGLISKDAVARYGRASYASTSGNTSTTL